From the genome of Bacteroides sp. MSB163, one region includes:
- a CDS encoding glycoside hydrolase family 30 protein translates to MNLRYLISILMIVWVSVTTSAQKLTMYYTTPAERWIEKKYSPDKSPAEQADIQVYTDSLLQNVIGFGGTFNELGWDALQYLSPEERNKVMASLFTENGAHFTLGRTPIGASDYAFGYYSYNDVKDDYTMRNFSIDRDRYILIPYIKEALKLRPDLKLWASPWTPPTWMKVNEHYSQKSSGIEGTDIGHNRLDPNRNVLGNVTGFKMQQGYLQAYALYFSKYVQAYKKNGVNIQMIMPQNEIAWTPCWPSCTWRPEDLAIFVTQYLGPQFEKDSIDAEIWAGTVNYPNPDYIRTFLKQKDAKKYVKGIGVQWTGMRALPTAHKEYPDYRYMQTENQCGNGENNWSALENTWKAVVHCFNNGVDSYMYWNMVLNETCKSAWDWAQNTLIIVDRNTRQVRYTDEYYLMKHLSRFVQPGSRMLKVSDKENTLAFRNQDGKTVIVIYNPLEQERSYSVKAGNNSFKVILQAKSINTLVL, encoded by the coding sequence ATGAATTTAAGATATTTAATCTCAATCCTTATGATTGTTTGGGTAAGTGTCACTACTTCCGCTCAAAAGCTAACAATGTATTACACTACTCCTGCCGAACGCTGGATAGAAAAGAAATATTCTCCTGACAAATCTCCGGCTGAACAGGCAGATATTCAAGTTTACACCGACAGTCTACTACAAAATGTTATCGGATTTGGAGGTACATTTAATGAATTGGGTTGGGATGCCCTGCAATATTTGTCACCGGAAGAACGTAATAAAGTTATGGCATCCTTATTTACGGAAAACGGTGCTCATTTCACCTTAGGACGCACTCCCATCGGTGCCAGTGACTACGCATTCGGATATTATTCTTACAATGATGTAAAGGATGATTATACTATGCGCAACTTCAGCATAGACCGTGACAGATATATTCTCATACCCTACATAAAAGAAGCCTTGAAACTCCGCCCCGACTTGAAATTATGGGCATCTCCCTGGACACCGCCCACATGGATGAAAGTAAATGAGCATTATTCACAAAAAAGTTCCGGCATTGAAGGAACCGATATCGGCCATAACCGACTTGACCCTAATCGTAATGTATTGGGCAATGTCACCGGCTTCAAAATGCAGCAAGGATATCTGCAGGCTTATGCTCTTTATTTCTCTAAATACGTACAGGCCTACAAAAAGAATGGTGTAAACATCCAGATGATTATGCCGCAAAACGAAATAGCATGGACTCCTTGTTGGCCTTCATGCACCTGGCGCCCTGAGGACTTAGCTATTTTTGTTACTCAATACCTGGGACCCCAGTTTGAAAAAGATTCGATAGATGCTGAAATTTGGGCAGGAACAGTCAACTATCCGAATCCGGACTATATACGTACTTTCTTAAAGCAGAAAGATGCAAAGAAATATGTAAAAGGAATCGGAGTACAATGGACGGGAATGAGAGCATTACCTACCGCACATAAAGAATATCCGGATTACCGATACATGCAAACTGAAAATCAATGTGGCAATGGAGAAAATAACTGGTCCGCTCTAGAAAATACATGGAAAGCAGTAGTTCATTGTTTCAATAACGGCGTCGACTCTTATATGTACTGGAATATGGTGTTGAATGAAACATGTAAAAGCGCATGGGACTGGGCACAAAATACTCTTATCATTGTTGACCGTAATACACGTCAGGTACGCTATACCGATGAATATTATCTGATGAAGCACCTTTCACGCTTTGTGCAACCGGGTAGCCGGATGCTGAAAGTTTCCGATAAGGAAAACACTCTTGCATTCCGTAATCAGGATGGCAAAACGGTGATTGTGATTTATAATCCCCTAGAACAAGAACGCTCCTATAGTGTAAAAGCCGGAAACAACAGTTTCAAAGTGATACTTCAGGCGAAATCAATCAATACGCTTGTGCTTTAA